One window from the genome of Bacteroidales bacterium encodes:
- a CDS encoding adenosylcobalamin-dependent ribonucleoside-diphosphate reductase: protein MTKNEIAQNESLTVYSFDEAYQGALDYFKGDELAAKVWVTKYALKDSYGKIYERSPEDMHWRIANEIARIEKKYPNPMSAQEVYELLKDFKYIVPQGSPMSGIGNNFQIASLSNCFVIGMEGNSDSYGGIMKIDEEQVQLMKRRGGVGHDLSHIRPSGSPVLNSALTSTGLVPFMERYSNSTREVAQDGRRGALMLTVSIKHPDAESFIDAKLEQGKVTGANVSVKIDDEFMRAAINGQKYIQQYPIDSPNPKYTKEIDAAMLWRKIIHNAWKSAEPGILFWDTIIRESVADCYKDLGFRTVATNPCGEIPLCPYDSCRLLAINLYGYVVNPFTSAAFFDFDLFKKHAHAAQRIMDDIIDLELEKIDAILQKIDSDPESDEVKRTERQLWEKIRIKAIQGRRTGIGITAEGDMLAALNLRYGSDEAIDFSVKVHKTLAIEVYRSSVYTAKERGPFPIYDTNREKDNPFINRIKEADPELYKEMTRYGRRNISLLTIAPTGSTSILTQTTSGIEPVFRPVYKRRRKVNPNDKNVKVSFVDEVGDSWEEYVVFHHKFITWLEQNAYDLNEVYQYNDEKLDELVKKSPYYLATANDVDWVAKVKMQGEIQKWVDHSISVTVNLPEEVTKEIVAKVYETGWESGCKGITVYREGSRSGVLISKDNKNKNAQPNTLPFEIKKRPKMLEADVVRFHNNNEKWVAFIGLLDGKPYEIFTGIEDEDVLVIPKSIKKGYIIKNKDEEGQTRYDFQYVDKHGYKTTIEGLSRMFDKEFWNYAKLISGVLRYGMPITDVINLVGSLQLDSDNINTWKAGVERALKKYIPDGAKPKKGAICPNCGQDALVYKEGCLTCSHCGYSKCG, encoded by the coding sequence ATGACAAAAAACGAAATTGCTCAAAATGAGTCTCTTACTGTTTATTCTTTCGATGAAGCTTATCAAGGTGCACTCGATTATTTCAAAGGTGATGAGCTTGCTGCCAAGGTATGGGTTACAAAATATGCCTTAAAAGATTCATACGGAAAAATTTATGAACGAAGCCCAGAAGATATGCATTGGCGCATCGCAAATGAAATAGCACGTATCGAAAAAAAATATCCTAATCCTATGTCGGCGCAAGAAGTTTACGAACTATTAAAAGATTTTAAATACATTGTGCCGCAAGGAAGCCCGATGTCTGGTATTGGCAATAATTTTCAGATAGCATCATTATCAAATTGTTTTGTAATAGGGATGGAAGGGAATAGCGATTCGTACGGTGGGATTATGAAAATCGACGAAGAGCAAGTGCAACTTATGAAACGTAGAGGAGGGGTTGGACACGATTTAAGCCACATTCGTCCTTCGGGAAGTCCTGTGCTAAATAGTGCACTTACTTCTACAGGTTTGGTGCCTTTTATGGAACGTTATAGCAATAGCACGCGCGAAGTTGCACAAGATGGACGTCGTGGTGCACTTATGCTTACGGTATCAATCAAACATCCCGATGCTGAGAGCTTTATTGATGCTAAACTCGAACAAGGAAAGGTTACAGGAGCAAATGTTTCTGTAAAGATTGACGACGAGTTTATGCGAGCTGCCATAAACGGACAAAAATATATTCAACAGTATCCGATTGATAGTCCCAATCCCAAATATACCAAAGAAATAGACGCTGCTATGCTTTGGCGAAAAATAATACACAACGCATGGAAATCTGCTGAGCCTGGAATACTTTTTTGGGATACCATTATTCGTGAATCTGTAGCTGATTGTTACAAAGATTTGGGCTTTCGAACAGTGGCCACCAATCCATGTGGTGAAATTCCGTTGTGTCCTTACGATAGTTGCCGCTTATTAGCGATTAACCTATATGGTTATGTTGTAAATCCATTTACTTCTGCTGCATTTTTTGATTTCGATTTATTTAAAAAACATGCTCATGCAGCTCAACGTATAATGGATGATATTATAGACCTTGAACTTGAAAAAATCGATGCTATTTTGCAAAAAATAGATAGCGACCCCGAATCGGATGAAGTAAAACGAACCGAACGCCAATTATGGGAAAAAATTAGAATAAAAGCCATTCAAGGACGTAGAACCGGTATCGGTATTACAGCAGAAGGTGATATGCTTGCTGCACTTAATCTTCGTTATGGTAGCGATGAAGCTATTGATTTTTCTGTAAAAGTTCATAAAACACTGGCTATCGAAGTATATCGTTCATCGGTTTATACGGCTAAAGAACGTGGACCATTCCCAATTTACGATACTAATCGTGAGAAAGATAATCCATTTATAAATAGAATAAAAGAAGCAGACCCCGAACTCTATAAAGAAATGACGCGTTATGGTCGTAGAAATATTTCTTTATTAACGATAGCACCAACTGGTTCAACAAGCATTCTTACACAAACAACCTCGGGCATAGAACCCGTTTTCAGGCCTGTGTATAAACGTCGTCGCAAAGTTAATCCAAATGACAAAAATGTTAAAGTAAGCTTTGTTGATGAAGTTGGCGATTCATGGGAAGAATATGTAGTATTTCATCATAAATTTATTACATGGTTAGAGCAGAATGCTTACGACTTAAATGAAGTTTATCAATATAACGATGAAAAGTTAGACGAATTAGTTAAGAAATCACCTTATTATTTGGCAACTGCAAATGATGTAGATTGGGTTGCAAAGGTAAAAATGCAAGGCGAAATTCAAAAATGGGTCGATCATTCTATTAGTGTTACAGTAAACCTACCTGAAGAAGTTACCAAAGAAATTGTTGCAAAAGTATATGAAACAGGCTGGGAAAGCGGTTGTAAAGGAATTACGGTTTATCGCGAGGGCAGCCGTTCGGGGGTTTTAATTTCTAAAGATAATAAAAATAAAAATGCACAGCCCAATACATTACCATTCGAAATAAAAAAACGTCCTAAAATGCTAGAAGCCGATGTGGTTCGTTTTCATAATAATAATGAAAAATGGGTCGCTTTTATAGGCCTTTTAGATGGTAAACCTTACGAAATATTTACAGGGATAGAAGACGAAGACGTACTTGTAATACCTAAGTCGATTAAAAAAGGATATATCATTAAAAATAAGGACGAAGAAGGACAAACACGTTACGATTTTCAATATGTCGATAAACACGGATATAAAACTACAATCGAAGGTTTATCGCGTATGTTCGATAAGGAATTTTGGAATTATGCGAAATTAATTTCGGGAGTTTTACGGTATGGTATGCCTATTACCGACGTCATCAATCTAGTTGGCTCTTTGCAATTAGATAGCGACAATATCAATACATGGAAAGCAGGTGTTGAAAGAGCATTAAAGAAATATATTCCCGATGGTGCAAAGCCCAAAAAAGGTGCTATTTGTCCAAATTGTGGTCAAGATGCATTGGTATATAAAGAAGGATGCTTAACGTGCTCGCATTGTGGTTATTCTAAATGTGGATAA
- a CDS encoding PKD domain-containing protein, with amino-acid sequence MKKLFTLFFLTTFISSIYAQTGSTCSEANVISSVPYSASSLTTIGTTYNSLPCSGSGLSNYMSGKDYVFSFTPSVDGDYHIALSNTSPAVGLFVTDLCPDDANVQCIANSNSITGNPSLTVNLTSGNTYYIIVSSINLTTPQTSFDITIDVCTGAPHSSFTFVQNAHDVTFTNTSTDATHYVWYFGDELLPPPLSQGDTTTNPTHNYAQYGDYVVTLISYNACGITDTLRDTISIICPGNMPHAAFTYTNNGLEVSFTNQSVDAVSYGWYFGDELFPLMPSDTTANPTHIYTQYGSYNVTLIATNDCGNDTIILTIDLQCPGNIPVASFTYTQTDATVNFTSTSTDATSWKWFFGDSDFFPYIVGDTTENPTHTYMATGTYTVYLIVSNECGSDTISQTVTITTLQVNSSFLNQIYLYPNPCTDYLTINTPDTFNNSIEIMDYTGKTILNLKKQSSISKIDISNLKQGIYIVKIINAEKNYTLPFVKL; translated from the coding sequence ATGAAAAAATTATTTACCTTATTCTTTTTAACAACTTTTATAAGTAGTATTTATGCTCAAACGGGTAGTACCTGCTCTGAAGCCAATGTTATAAGTTCGGTTCCTTATTCAGCAAGTAGTTTAACTACTATTGGAACCACCTACAATTCGCTACCCTGTAGTGGTTCTGGTCTTAGTAATTACATGTCGGGTAAAGATTATGTATTTTCTTTTACTCCTTCTGTTGATGGTGATTACCACATTGCTTTGTCGAATACCTCGCCCGCCGTTGGTTTATTTGTAACCGATCTATGCCCCGATGATGCCAATGTACAATGTATTGCCAATAGCAATTCAATCACAGGAAATCCTTCTTTAACAGTTAACCTAACTTCGGGCAATACTTATTATATTATTGTTTCAAGTATAAACCTTACAACACCTCAAACTTCGTTTGATATTACCATCGATGTGTGTACAGGTGCTCCTCATTCATCATTTACATTTGTTCAAAATGCTCACGATGTAACTTTTACAAATACTTCGACCGATGCAACCCATTATGTTTGGTATTTTGGTGATGAATTATTGCCTCCACCTTTATCGCAAGGTGATACTACTACCAATCCAACCCACAACTATGCTCAATACGGCGACTATGTTGTAACACTTATATCGTATAATGCATGTGGTATAACCGATACCCTTCGCGACACTATTTCAATAATATGTCCTGGAAACATGCCCCATGCTGCTTTTACATACACCAACAATGGTTTAGAAGTTAGTTTTACCAATCAATCTGTTGACGCTGTTAGTTATGGTTGGTATTTTGGCGATGAGTTATTTCCTCTTATGCCAAGCGATACTACTGCCAATCCCACTCATATTTATACGCAATATGGTAGCTACAACGTAACTTTAATAGCAACGAACGATTGTGGAAACGACACGATAATATTAACGATAGATTTACAATGTCCGGGAAATATCCCTGTTGCTTCGTTTACCTATACCCAAACCGATGCTACTGTTAATTTTACCAGCACCTCTACCGATGCTACTAGTTGGAAATGGTTTTTTGGCGATTCCGACTTTTTCCCTTACATAGTGGGCGATACTACCGAAAATCCAACTCATACCTATATGGCAACGGGCACATATACCGTATATTTAATTGTTAGCAATGAATGTGGAAGCGATACCATATCGCAAACCGTAACCATTACAACCTTACAGGTCAATTCGTCTTTTTTAAATCAAATTTATTTATATCCTAATCCTTGCACAGATTATTTAACAATAAACACTCCCGATACTTTTAACAATTCGATAGAAATAATGGATTATACGGGTAAAACCATTCTAAACTTGAAAAAACAATCATCAATCAGTAAAATTGACATATCGAATTTAAAACAAGGTATATATATAGTTAAAATTATTAATGCTGAGAAAAATTATACTTTACCATTTGTTAAACTCTAA